A part of Eubacterium sp. AB3007 genomic DNA contains:
- a CDS encoding class C sortase: protein MREWIKRNLLTVVLTAGMLIGISLLLYPSVANYWNGFHQARTIMEYTQVVSSMDKDDYKNILRDARKYNKRLSKTGFRWSMSDAERRDYERQLKVKGTKAIGYISVPKLHIRLPLMHGTDEKVLQTAIGHLEQTSLPVGGKGSHCVISGHRGLPSSRLFTDIDKIKEGDTWTITVLNETLTYECDQVRIVLPNDLSDLKIEKGKDLCTLITCTPYGVNTHRLLVRGHRVPNANGSADVTADAIQIEPIFIAPFLAGAMLLILLILLLISTRRAKRMGPEEYISKYFEEKGLKK, encoded by the coding sequence ATGAGAGAGTGGATTAAGCGAAATCTTTTAACGGTAGTCTTGACTGCCGGTATGCTAATAGGAATCAGCTTATTGCTCTACCCATCTGTAGCAAATTACTGGAACGGGTTTCATCAGGCCAGAACCATCATGGAATATACCCAGGTGGTTTCCTCGATGGACAAGGATGACTACAAGAATATCCTTCGTGATGCTAGGAAATACAACAAAAGGCTATCAAAGACCGGCTTTCGGTGGTCTATGTCCGATGCTGAGCGTCGCGATTACGAGAGACAGCTTAAGGTTAAGGGCACAAAAGCTATAGGCTATATAAGTGTCCCGAAGTTGCATATCAGGCTTCCGTTGATGCATGGTACTGATGAAAAGGTGTTGCAGACTGCGATAGGCCATCTCGAGCAGACATCGCTACCGGTGGGAGGCAAAGGAAGCCACTGCGTCATATCAGGACATCGTGGTCTTCCGTCATCACGGCTTTTTACAGACATAGACAAGATCAAAGAAGGCGACACGTGGACCATAACGGTACTCAATGAGACTCTCACATATGAATGTGACCAGGTGCGGATTGTCTTGCCGAATGATCTATCAGATCTGAAGATAGAAAAAGGCAAGGATCTGTGCACCCTGATCACTTGTACACCATACGGTGTAAACACACACAGATTGCTGGTGCGCGGGCACAGGGTGCCCAACGCGAATGGCTCGGCGGATGTCACAGCAGATGCCATCCAGATAGAGCCGATATTCATAGCGCCGTTCCTGGCGGGAGCGATGTTGCTGATACTGCTGATATTATTGCTTATATCGACTAGACGCGCGAAGCGTATGGGACCGGAAGAATATATATCGAAATACTTCGAAGAGAAGGGACTCAAGAAATGA
- a CDS encoding isopeptide-forming domain-containing fimbrial protein produces the protein MKHIKKVITLFLALAMMLAMSSVTFAADGDLTVDAKVTVSGFEEGDTVTAYQFITWDAENNNWKVAEGVGLTLDQITDGLTKEELATLASHTDKMTAATGTTTGTTWEKTCGTVETAGSYLVLVTANDASHIYNPAVVSADFDGTNSAAVNLSEDTANIKKQNVTVEKEANNAPDDYDVQVGDIVPFTVTVTVPQYNTNWTEPYFAVSDTLSSGLTIADGHTPVVKNGTKTLVKDTDYTLTKGSAGQDGFTITFTENYLKENASASLTIEYSALVGEGVKDTSQVHEEKNKVKLEFSNNPSDSSKHKKKEVETHHYTFAIDANRLGEGSQKTNELIKVGVDKNGNPITQYNEKESMPTGASPLAGATFKLTGVGPNNTPNGFEQTFTTQADGRITFNNLEVGTYQLEETKAPAGYTKDTTGPHTVKIEAEYNADSTLKNYTITIDGTATSTYTATTSESTTTYEAPANGNPVFPINNKKGAELPSTGGMGTTIFYILGALLVVGCGIVLVSRRRMNKNK, from the coding sequence ATGAAACATATTAAGAAAGTGATAACACTGTTTCTTGCATTAGCAATGATGCTTGCCATGAGCAGTGTTACGTTCGCAGCTGATGGCGATTTGACTGTTGACGCAAAAGTAACGGTCAGTGGGTTTGAAGAAGGCGACACCGTAACTGCTTACCAGTTTATTACTTGGGATGCAGAAAACAACAATTGGAAAGTTGCAGAGGGAGTTGGACTGACTCTTGATCAGATCACAGACGGCCTGACAAAGGAAGAACTCGCAACACTTGCAAGCCACACAGACAAGATGACGGCAGCTACAGGCACAACTACTGGCACAACTTGGGAAAAGACTTGCGGCACAGTTGAAACAGCAGGTTCCTATCTGGTTCTTGTAACTGCTAATGATGCATCCCACATTTACAACCCGGCTGTAGTATCTGCAGACTTCGATGGCACAAATTCGGCCGCGGTTAATTTGAGTGAGGATACAGCAAACATTAAGAAGCAAAATGTTACTGTTGAAAAGGAAGCAAACAACGCTCCGGATGACTATGACGTGCAGGTTGGCGACATCGTTCCGTTTACAGTAACAGTCACTGTTCCTCAGTACAATACGAACTGGACAGAGCCGTATTTCGCAGTATCCGATACACTTTCCAGCGGTTTGACAATTGCGGATGGCCATACTCCAGTTGTTAAAAATGGTACCAAAACACTCGTCAAAGACACAGACTATACTTTGACAAAAGGATCCGCAGGCCAGGATGGCTTCACTATCACCTTTACTGAAAACTATCTGAAGGAAAATGCTTCTGCATCACTTACAATCGAATACTCCGCTCTTGTTGGCGAAGGAGTTAAGGACACATCTCAGGTTCACGAAGAGAAGAATAAAGTAAAACTGGAGTTCTCGAACAATCCTTCAGATTCAAGTAAACACAAGAAAAAAGAAGTTGAAACTCACCACTACACCTTCGCTATTGATGCTAACAGACTTGGTGAAGGCTCTCAAAAGACAAATGAACTTATCAAGGTAGGCGTTGATAAGAATGGAAATCCAATTACACAGTATAACGAGAAGGAGTCTATGCCAACGGGTGCCAGTCCTCTTGCTGGCGCTACATTCAAGCTCACTGGAGTAGGTCCTAACAACACACCAAATGGATTCGAGCAGACATTTACAACTCAAGCTGATGGAAGAATAACTTTCAACAACCTCGAAGTCGGTACATATCAGCTTGAAGAGACAAAAGCTCCTGCGGGATATACAAAGGATACTACAGGACCTCACACAGTAAAGATTGAAGCAGAATACAATGCCGATTCTACGCTTAAGAACTACACCATCACGATCGATGGAACAGCTACCTCCACATATACAGCAACAACAAGTGAAAGTACAACAACATATGAGGCTCCAGCGAATGGAAACCCTGTATTCCCGATCAACAACAAGAAGGGAGCAGAACTCCCATCCACAGGTGGTATGGGTACCACGATCTTCTACATCCTGGGCGCTCTGCTCGTTGTTGGATGCGGAATAGTCCTTGTTTCAAGAAGAAGAATGAACAAGAACAAATAG
- the lepB gene encoding signal peptidase I — MSGMSSEREVMETLVNTATAQAQDPQKEVELPATADIQTAYEKVLYRYNLKQSIVSTTNILIVVAAIAVLISMLLLPVLRIYGQSMNATLTSGELVVAVKGSSFQTGDVIAFYYNNNVLVKRVIANSGDWVDIDLDGNVFVNQQRIDEPYLDHKAFGEPDIDFPYQVPDGRVFVLGDNRSVSIDSRHLAVGCVTSEQIVGKIVFRIWPLTKLGPVH, encoded by the coding sequence ATGAGCGGGATGAGTAGCGAGCGTGAGGTCATGGAAACGCTGGTGAACACTGCCACGGCGCAGGCACAGGATCCTCAGAAGGAGGTAGAGCTTCCGGCGACCGCAGATATACAGACCGCCTACGAGAAGGTCCTCTACCGATACAATCTCAAGCAGTCTATCGTCAGTACGACCAACATTCTGATCGTGGTCGCCGCCATCGCGGTGCTGATTTCCATGTTGCTTCTGCCGGTGCTGCGGATCTACGGCCAGTCCATGAACGCCACACTAACCAGCGGCGAACTGGTGGTGGCCGTGAAGGGATCCAGTTTCCAAACAGGCGATGTGATCGCCTTCTACTATAACAACAACGTGCTGGTGAAGAGAGTGATCGCCAACTCTGGTGATTGGGTAGACATAGATCTCGATGGAAATGTCTTTGTGAACCAACAGCGGATCGATGAGCCTTATCTCGATCATAAGGCGTTTGGAGAGCCGGATATCGACTTTCCGTACCAGGTTCCGGATGGCAGGGTGTTCGTGCTCGGAGACAACCGCTCCGTATCTATTGATTCACGACACCTGGCGGTTGGATGCGTAACGTCAGAGCAAATAGTCGGAAAAATCGTTTTCCGGATATGGCCACTGACAAAGCTCGGACCGGTTCACTAA
- a CDS encoding DNA repair protein, with protein MSVFNKKKTAGMPEGKADKPLSKLKRKELLEIMLAQGREIDRLREQNAELEAKLASREIDFSEIGSLAQASLEITGIFKDAEEAAVTYLENIRRKYERDE; from the coding sequence ATGAGCGTATTCAATAAGAAAAAGACAGCCGGGATGCCGGAGGGTAAGGCTGACAAGCCCCTGTCCAAGCTGAAGCGGAAGGAACTCCTGGAGATCATGCTGGCCCAAGGCAGAGAGATCGACCGGCTGCGGGAGCAGAACGCTGAACTGGAGGCCAAGTTGGCCAGTCGTGAAATCGATTTCAGCGAGATCGGATCGCTCGCACAGGCATCTCTGGAGATCACAGGTATCTTCAAGGATGCAGAGGAAGCCGCCGTTACCTACCTGGAGAATATCAGGAGGAAGTATGAGCGGGATGAGTAG
- a CDS encoding AAA family ATPase: MNIKQAKQQIEDTLRAYLTKDELGNYLIPTIRQRPVLLMGPPGIGKTQIMEQIAADTGVGLVAYTITHHTRQSAIGLPYIEHRTYDGQEVPITEYTMSEILASVYDLMEQTGVREGILFLDEINCVSETLAPVMLQFLQCKTFGNRSMPEGWLIVAAGNPPEYNRSAREFDVVTLDRVKRIDVEEDLGVWKEYARAKGVHGAVISYLDIKKENFYRLENTQDGMRFATARGWEDLSELILAYEKLGLRVDRTVIEQYIQMPEIAKDFAAYLDLYYKYQRTYHVEEVLSGSWEKVALTQLRSAPFDEKLSVMGLLVSRLSELAGQTRRQEALADAVFADLKTFRGRLEGVPTGEPAASTHQPEPLPLLDGIAEERRRQWKRAAAAGQLSKERKEQIQREIQVLEEIMDGLREKEEDGKALCREEAMEVARETMAAVSDRRKALADQTGACFDNTFRFLEEALGQGQEMVMFVTEITAGADTSWFVENFGCEAYYRHNKELLFDDVRARIRRELE, from the coding sequence ATGAATATCAAGCAGGCGAAGCAGCAGATCGAAGACACGCTTCGTGCCTATCTGACGAAAGACGAGCTGGGGAACTATCTGATCCCCACCATCCGGCAGCGACCGGTGCTGCTGATGGGGCCGCCGGGCATCGGTAAGACGCAGATCATGGAGCAGATCGCGGCGGACACCGGGGTGGGGCTGGTGGCCTACACCATCACCCACCATACCAGGCAGAGCGCCATTGGCTTACCGTATATAGAGCATCGGACATATGACGGGCAGGAGGTGCCCATCACCGAATACACCATGAGCGAGATACTGGCTTCCGTTTACGATTTGATGGAGCAGACTGGTGTTCGGGAGGGGATTTTGTTCCTGGACGAGATCAACTGCGTATCGGAAACGCTGGCGCCGGTGATGCTCCAGTTCCTCCAGTGCAAGACATTTGGGAATCGGAGCATGCCAGAGGGATGGCTTATCGTGGCGGCGGGCAATCCGCCTGAGTACAACCGCAGTGCCCGGGAGTTCGACGTGGTCACCCTGGACAGGGTCAAGCGCATCGACGTGGAGGAGGATCTCGGCGTCTGGAAGGAGTACGCCCGCGCAAAGGGTGTTCATGGCGCGGTGATCAGCTATCTGGATATCAAGAAAGAAAACTTCTACCGGCTGGAAAACACCCAGGACGGGATGCGATTTGCCACCGCCAGAGGCTGGGAGGATCTCAGCGAGCTGATCCTGGCCTACGAAAAACTCGGCCTTCGTGTGGACCGCACGGTGATCGAGCAGTACATCCAGATGCCGGAAATTGCAAAAGATTTTGCCGCCTACCTGGATCTCTATTATAAGTATCAGCGGACCTATCATGTGGAGGAAGTATTGAGCGGCAGCTGGGAAAAAGTTGCGCTTACCCAGCTGCGGTCGGCACCTTTTGACGAGAAACTATCCGTTATGGGCCTTCTGGTGTCGCGTCTTTCGGAGTTGGCGGGGCAGACCCGCCGGCAGGAAGCGCTGGCTGATGCCGTGTTCGCCGACCTGAAAACTTTCAGGGGACGCCTGGAGGGCGTTCCCACGGGCGAACCTGCTGCCAGTACGCACCAGCCGGAACCCCTGCCTTTGTTGGACGGCATCGCCGAGGAACGGCGGCGCCAATGGAAACGCGCCGCCGCTGCCGGCCAGCTCAGTAAGGAAAGAAAGGAACAGATCCAGAGGGAGATCCAGGTTTTGGAAGAGATCATGGACGGCCTCCGGGAGAAGGAAGAGGACGGGAAGGCTTTGTGCCGCGAGGAGGCGATGGAGGTCGCGCGGGAGACGATGGCGGCTGTCAGTGACCGTAGAAAGGCGTTGGCTGACCAGACCGGGGCGTGCTTTGACAACACCTTCCGCTTCCTGGAGGAGGCGCTGGGACAGGGCCAGGAGATGGTTATGTTTGTCACCGAGATCACCGCCGGCGCGGATACCAGCTGGTTCGTGGAGAATTTCGGGTGCGAGGCGTATTATCGGCACAACAAGGAGCTGTTGTTTGATGACGTGCGGGCGCGCATCCGGCGGGAATTGGAGTAG
- a CDS encoding VWA-like domain-containing protein: protein MAEKNYDRIGGEILAAARNELYMAMPFMDVALSTLALVPAGGASPEGEGATQEGAVPTMATDGAALYYNGRWLGRQFVRAPQLVNRGYLHVVFHCMLRHIWKARGKDPYLWDLACDTAVEALMDELHYPCIQSEFVPLKKQFIAECASEMKVVTAEGVYHRLLRMEMAPREVATLRQAFLVDDHGLWVPEEQQEQQKREEQDKNWSDIGERSRTAAETVMAGRGTGGETVADQIRVAMRDDVDYRKFLRRFAAPREIMEVDPDSFDYIFYTYGLQLYGNMPLVEPPETKEEKRIEDLVIAVDTSMSTSGALVKEFLACTWAILRSTETFTRKVNIRIIQCDDRVRADDPVYDMEQLAEYMEHFRLEGGSSTDFRPVFAHVDSLVKGGAFSSLRGLIYFTDGMGIYPKKRPNYDVAFVLLEEPPASVKIPAWAIKLVLELPDLRAARDRLEEEEPELIDWDELPRT from the coding sequence ATGGCAGAGAAAAACTATGATAGGATCGGTGGCGAGATTCTCGCCGCCGCCAGAAACGAACTATATATGGCCATGCCGTTCATGGATGTGGCCCTCAGTACGCTGGCCCTGGTCCCGGCAGGGGGCGCGTCGCCGGAGGGCGAAGGTGCGACGCAGGAGGGCGCCGTCCCCACCATGGCTACGGACGGCGCCGCCCTGTACTATAATGGGCGGTGGCTGGGGCGCCAGTTCGTGCGGGCGCCCCAGCTGGTCAACCGGGGGTATCTGCATGTGGTGTTTCATTGCATGCTCCGCCATATCTGGAAGGCCAGAGGAAAGGATCCCTACCTGTGGGACCTGGCCTGCGATACGGCGGTGGAAGCCCTGATGGACGAGCTGCATTACCCGTGTATCCAGTCAGAATTTGTGCCACTGAAGAAACAGTTCATCGCGGAATGCGCCTCGGAGATGAAGGTGGTCACTGCGGAGGGGGTCTACCACCGCTTGCTGCGGATGGAGATGGCGCCCCGGGAAGTAGCGACGTTGCGGCAGGCGTTTCTGGTGGATGACCACGGGCTTTGGGTGCCGGAGGAGCAGCAGGAGCAGCAGAAACGGGAGGAGCAAGACAAGAATTGGTCAGATATCGGTGAGCGCTCCAGGACGGCTGCGGAGACGGTGATGGCTGGACGGGGCACCGGTGGAGAGACCGTGGCAGACCAGATCAGGGTGGCCATGCGGGATGACGTGGATTACCGGAAGTTCCTGCGGCGTTTTGCGGCGCCTCGGGAGATCATGGAGGTGGATCCGGACAGCTTTGATTATATTTTTTATACGTACGGGCTGCAGCTCTACGGGAACATGCCCCTGGTGGAACCGCCGGAAACCAAGGAGGAAAAGCGCATCGAAGACCTGGTGATCGCCGTGGACACGTCCATGTCCACTTCGGGGGCGCTGGTAAAGGAATTTCTGGCATGTACCTGGGCGATCTTGCGGAGTACGGAAACTTTTACGCGAAAGGTGAACATCCGCATCATTCAGTGTGATGATCGGGTGCGCGCGGACGATCCGGTATATGATATGGAACAGCTGGCAGAGTACATGGAACACTTTCGGTTGGAGGGCGGGAGCAGCACGGATTTTCGTCCGGTGTTCGCCCACGTGGACAGTCTGGTGAAGGGCGGAGCATTCTCCTCCCTGCGGGGACTGATCTATTTTACCGACGGGATGGGTATCTACCCGAAGAAACGGCCAAACTACGATGTGGCTTTTGTGCTTCTGGAGGAACCGCCGGCATCGGTGAAGATCCCGGCCTGGGCCATCAAACTGGTTCTGGAGCTGCCGGATCTGCGGGCCGCCCGCGACCGACTGGAGGAGGAAGAACCGGAGCTCATCGACTGGGACGAACTGCCGCGAACCTAG
- a CDS encoding leucine-rich repeat protein, whose translation MKKITGFGNWRLQYVITEERKEAGHGEGHRAGEVTSEVTIVRAVTCDRHAVLPEALPVGLSESVGQKNGRAPMSPMLPVVKIAGHALSADPWDTSDVAGVQEIEITDGTPPVEEDQWSNRQMLSLRLPEGIREVGDYAFLNCRSMQRIELADREISWQRACFMNCRALQQVVLRRQRMELDGTNMAFFVGETTGEMEVVVRAGREEARLVFPDYLELYTENNEARQFDYTIEGAGYPYRHVFRDKRLSWHDYDGLWKAYLGRETDLARAARMAWYRVSRPVELTAEHRESYLEYVKDHFSELAEHLLEGGSMEAGAGIDAAGSGELALLVRLAAPDASLLAAAAETARRLGRTDCLAVLMEEEHKQAPAPSGRRKTYEL comes from the coding sequence ATGAAAAAGATAACTGGATTCGGTAACTGGCGCCTTCAGTATGTAATAACGGAAGAGAGGAAGGAGGCAGGCCACGGAGAAGGTCACCGTGCAGGCGAGGTCACGAGTGAGGTCACGATCGTCCGCGCCGTAACCTGTGACCGGCACGCGGTCCTGCCGGAGGCGCTGCCCGTCGGCCTGTCTGAATCAGTTGGACAGAAGAATGGCAGGGCCCCCATGTCACCCATGCTGCCGGTGGTGAAGATCGCCGGGCATGCTTTGTCCGCGGACCCATGGGATACAAGCGATGTGGCGGGGGTCCAGGAGATCGAGATCACGGACGGAACTCCCCCGGTGGAGGAGGACCAGTGGAGCAACCGTCAGATGCTGTCCTTGCGGCTTCCGGAGGGGATCCGGGAGGTGGGCGATTATGCTTTTCTCAACTGCAGGAGCATGCAGCGAATTGAGCTGGCGGATCGGGAGATCAGCTGGCAGAGGGCGTGTTTCATGAACTGCCGGGCTTTGCAGCAGGTCGTGCTCCGGCGACAGCGGATGGAACTGGACGGTACGAATATGGCGTTTTTTGTGGGGGAGACCACCGGAGAGATGGAGGTGGTGGTCCGGGCCGGGCGCGAGGAAGCGCGGCTGGTCTTCCCGGACTATCTGGAGCTTTACACGGAAAACAACGAGGCCCGTCAGTTCGACTACACCATCGAGGGGGCGGGCTACCCCTACAGACACGTGTTTCGGGACAAGCGTCTCAGCTGGCACGACTATGACGGGCTTTGGAAGGCCTATCTGGGCCGGGAGACAGACCTGGCCCGGGCGGCCCGAATGGCCTGGTACCGGGTTAGCCGCCCGGTAGAGCTGACGGCGGAGCACCGAGAGTCCTATCTGGAGTACGTGAAAGATCATTTTTCGGAACTGGCGGAGCACCTTCTGGAAGGCGGGAGCATGGAGGCCGGAGCGGGTATTGACGCGGCAGGCAGCGGTGAGCTGGCCCTGTTGGTGCGCCTCGCCGCCCCGGACGCTTCGCTGCTTGCTGCGGCGGCCGAAACCGCCCGCCGCCTGGGCCGTACCGACTGTCTGGCAGTCCTGATGGAGGAAGAACACAAGCAGGCTCCGGCGCCCTCCGGGCGCCGGAAGACCTACGAACTGTAA
- a CDS encoding DUF4234 domain-containing protein gives MDTYTKQIKQRSIWVGILLTIITCGIYYLYWIFVLTDDWNLITEAQGQRPGTTPGLVVILTLITCGLYGIYYWYYLSKRVARVADRNGNALEDDTLLCVILCLFGLGFISAAIQQNNLNMFVDYGM, from the coding sequence ATGGACACTTACACAAAGCAAATCAAGCAGAGGAGCATATGGGTCGGCATCCTGCTCACGATCATCACCTGCGGGATCTATTATCTTTACTGGATCTTTGTTCTGACGGACGATTGGAACCTCATCACGGAAGCACAGGGACAGCGGCCGGGGACAACTCCGGGACTGGTGGTGATCCTGACCCTGATCACCTGTGGACTCTACGGGATCTACTACTGGTACTATCTGTCCAAACGGGTCGCTCGGGTGGCAGACCGCAACGGCAACGCCCTGGAGGATGACACGCTGCTTTGTGTGATCCTGTGCCTGTTCGGCCTGGGGTTCATCTCCGCTGCCATTCAGCAGAACAACCTGAACATGTTCGTGGATTACGGGATGTAA
- a CDS encoding toxic anion resistance protein → MENKIDDIKTPQLVIDKGETPQVEGMTEIPQAPSFPVVAEEQKSDESGLSRLEDSLTEKELAQVESFVPQIDVCDTAAVMNYGAGTQKNIAEFANKTLANVKTKDMGEVGAMITTLMGELKSLDDPEDEGGFFGFFRKKKDKLETLKARYNKVETNVTTIENELDARQTQLMKDSAMLDQMYEVNMTYFKELTMYIVAGKKKLEQVRTEQLAALEEKARQTGAPEDAQAAKDLAAQCERFEKKLFDLTTTRTIAMQTAPQIRMVQAADNEMAEKIQSTIVNTIPLWKNQMIIALGVEHSTQAAKAQKAVSDMTNELLKKNADALEMATVEVAKESERGIVDIETLQHTNQKLIDTLDEVLRIQKEGKDRRAAAETELAAIENQLKAKLLEAAQASK, encoded by the coding sequence ATGGAAAATAAGATTGATGACATCAAAACACCACAGCTTGTGATCGATAAGGGCGAGACGCCGCAGGTCGAGGGCATGACAGAGATTCCGCAGGCACCGAGTTTTCCGGTGGTCGCTGAGGAGCAGAAGTCGGACGAGTCTGGGTTATCCCGTCTGGAAGATTCCCTGACTGAGAAGGAACTGGCACAGGTGGAGAGCTTTGTGCCGCAGATCGACGTTTGCGACACCGCCGCGGTGATGAACTACGGCGCCGGCACCCAGAAGAACATCGCCGAGTTTGCCAACAAGACCCTGGCCAACGTGAAGACCAAGGACATGGGTGAGGTGGGGGCGATGATCACCACGCTGATGGGGGAACTGAAGAGCCTGGACGACCCGGAGGACGAGGGCGGGTTCTTTGGGTTCTTCCGCAAGAAGAAAGACAAGCTGGAGACGTTGAAGGCCAGATACAACAAGGTCGAGACCAACGTCACCACCATCGAGAACGAACTGGACGCGCGCCAGACGCAGCTCATGAAGGACTCTGCCATGCTTGACCAGATGTACGAGGTCAACATGACGTATTTCAAGGAATTGACCATGTATATCGTGGCCGGTAAGAAGAAACTGGAGCAGGTGCGCACAGAGCAGCTGGCGGCGCTGGAGGAGAAGGCGCGGCAGACCGGCGCCCCGGAAGATGCCCAGGCGGCGAAGGACCTGGCGGCGCAGTGCGAGCGTTTTGAGAAGAAGCTGTTCGACCTGACCACCACCCGGACCATTGCCATGCAGACGGCACCGCAGATCCGCATGGTGCAGGCGGCGGACAACGAGATGGCAGAGAAGATCCAGTCCACCATCGTGAACACCATCCCGCTCTGGAAGAACCAGATGATCATCGCTCTGGGCGTGGAGCACTCAACCCAGGCAGCCAAGGCCCAGAAGGCGGTCTCCGATATGACCAACGAACTGCTGAAGAAGAACGCGGACGCGCTGGAGATGGCCACCGTGGAAGTCGCCAAGGAGTCCGAGCGCGGTATCGTGGATATCGAGACGCTGCAGCACACCAACCAGAAGCTCATCGATACGCTGGATGAGGTGCTGCGGATCCAGAAGGAAGGCAAGGATCGCCGTGCTGCCGCAGAGACAGAGCTGGCCGCTATCGAGAATCAGCTGAAGGCCAAGCTTCTGGAGGCAGCCCAGGCTTCGAAGTAG
- a CDS encoding 5-bromo-4-chloroindolyl phosphate hydrolysis family protein codes for MSYVDNMTDLGDKVMGRVSSAIDQEDFSGLADGIREDFRVFADDLKAQGFNFGKTPAGPRYDINDLDHSNNSPKVDFGCGSHAQAQSRPKPHAQSQPHAQSQAQSRPQGQQAGAAFNNARPQGQQAGAAFNNARPQGQQVKPQYQSKARPRYGRPYAGPVPFMLRTPGKGNNIGLCGVGIVGMLMMLASLTEEGVISMDNLAGLGVRAAFLLGFLILFGIGFVGKGITDTFYKYASIIGREEYIDIKDLAKHAGESEKTVRKNLERMIKRRMLPHATFDDSGKTLILSSKAYKQYTQAKEASESAKRKQAEVGKNLESMDPALAAQVRGILSEGDVFLGDLANAQARVKDPEMKRRLTELEQVVSRIFDRVQEAPGSARTLRRFMNQYLPTTRKLINAYIDIENQPVEGENIRDTKQEIEGAMDTINNAYVVLLDSLYQDVAWDVSADISAMKTMFQQDGLMEDGMHKANPFEGIVSNEEVNNGK; via the coding sequence ATGAGCTACGTAGATAATATGACCGATCTCGGTGACAAAGTCATGGGCAGAGTCTCCAGCGCCATCGATCAGGAAGATTTCAGCGGCCTGGCAGACGGGATCCGGGAGGATTTTCGGGTGTTCGCCGATGACCTGAAGGCACAGGGGTTCAACTTCGGCAAGACTCCTGCGGGGCCTAGATATGACATCAACGATCTGGATCACAGCAATAACAGTCCCAAGGTGGATTTTGGGTGCGGCAGCCACGCGCAGGCGCAGTCTCGCCCCAAGCCGCATGCACAAAGCCAGCCGCATGCACAAAGCCAGGCGCAGTCTCGCCCGCAAGGGCAGCAGGCAGGCGCCGCCTTTAACAACGCTCGCCCGCAAGGACAGCAGGCAGGCGCCGCCTTCAACAACGCTCGCCCGCAAGGGCAGCAGGTCAAACCCCAGTACCAGTCCAAGGCCAGACCCCGGTATGGTCGTCCCTATGCAGGCCCCGTGCCTTTCATGCTGAGGACACCGGGGAAGGGAAATAACATCGGGCTTTGTGGTGTTGGGATCGTAGGCATGCTGATGATGCTTGCTTCCCTGACAGAGGAGGGCGTCATCTCCATGGACAACCTGGCGGGGCTGGGCGTGCGCGCGGCCTTTCTGCTGGGATTTCTGATTTTGTTCGGCATCGGATTCGTCGGGAAGGGAATCACCGACACCTTCTATAAATATGCGTCCATCATCGGGCGAGAGGAGTACATCGACATCAAGGACCTGGCAAAACACGCCGGCGAGTCAGAGAAGACAGTCCGCAAGAACCTGGAACGAATGATCAAACGGAGAATGCTGCCCCATGCTACTTTTGATGACAGCGGCAAGACGCTGATCCTCAGTTCCAAGGCCTACAAACAGTATACCCAGGCCAAGGAGGCCAGCGAAAGCGCCAAGCGGAAACAGGCAGAAGTCGGGAAGAATCTGGAGTCCATGGATCCCGCCCTGGCCGCTCAGGTGCGCGGCATCCTTTCCGAGGGGGACGTCTTCCTGGGGGATCTGGCCAATGCCCAGGCCCGGGTCAAAGATCCAGAGATGAAACGGCGACTCACCGAGCTGGAGCAGGTGGTCTCCCGGATCTTCGACAGGGTGCAGGAGGCACCGGGCAGCGCACGTACCCTTCGCCGGTTCATGAACCAGTATCTGCCCACCACCCGTAAGCTGATCAACGCCTACATCGACATCGAGAACCAACCGGTGGAAGGCGAGAATATCAGAGATACCAAGCAAGAGATCGAAGGGGCGATGGACACCATCAACAACGCCTATGTGGTGCTTCTGGACAGCCTTTATCAGGATGTGGCCTGGGACGTATCGGCGGACATCTCCGCCATGAAGACCATGTTCCAGCAGGACGGTCTGATGGAGGACGGCATGCACAAAGCAAATCCTTTCGAGGGAATCGTAAGCAACGAGGAGGTTAACAATGGAAAATAA